A single region of the Sorghum bicolor cultivar BTx623 chromosome 7, Sorghum_bicolor_NCBIv3, whole genome shotgun sequence genome encodes:
- the LOC8073504 gene encoding thioredoxin-like protein CITRX, chloroplastic, which yields MAAAAAFPSACAAGSLPRAPSLTPVRLLLPVPLSPARWDRSRGCSSRLVGVGASSIRRAPTLRRNASAETVVPYVPGSGKYIAPDYLVRKVSAEEVQELVRGHRKVPLIVDFYATWCGPCVQMAQDIEMLAVEYEDNALFVKVDTDDEYEFAKDMQVRGLPTLYFFSPDQNKDAIRTEGLIPTDMIRNIIDNEL from the exons ATGGCTGCGGCCGCCGCGTTCCCGTCGGCGTGCGCCGCTGGTTCCCTTCCTCGTGCACCCTCCCTGACCCCTGTGCGTCTTCTTCTCCCCGTTCCGCTCTCCCCCGCGCGCTGGGACCGCTCCCGCGGCTGCAGCAGCCGCCTCGTTGGCGTAGGCGCCAGCAGCATCCGCCGCGCGCCAACCCTTCGACGGAACGCCTCCGCGGAGACGGTGGTTCCCTACGTGCCGGGCTCCGGCAAGTACATAGCGCCGGACTACCTCGTG AGGAAGGTGTCGGCCGAGGAGGTGCAGGAGCTGGTGAGGGGGCACAGGAAGGTGCCGCTCATCGTTGACTTCTACGCGACCTGGTGCGGGCCCTGTGTTCAGATGGCGCAGGACATCGAGATG CTTGCAGTTGAGTATGAGGACAATGCCCTGTTTGTGAAGGTGGACACAGATGATGAATATGAATTTGCAAAAGACATGCAG GTAAGAGGACTTCCAACGCTTTATTTCTTCAGTCCAGATCAAAACAAAGACGCCATACGCACTGAGGGGCTAATTCCTACGGATATGATCAGAAACATCATTGACAACGAGTTATGA
- the LOC110437099 gene encoding uncharacterized protein LOC110437099, with protein MWPFQASGGEPRPPAAMLAGAPPGFPSVTPWAAPFPAHSWATPPATLPGSAGWDQAALAHSFSTMALTPPVGPEWVADSGATYHTTPNPGFGFPASSAPM; from the exons ATGTGGCCGTTCCAGGCTTCCGGTGGCGAGCCTCGCCCGCCGGCGGCCATGCTTGCGGGTGCTCCCCCGGGGTTCCCCTCAGTGACCCCGTGGGCGGCCCCGTTCCCCGCGCACTCGTGGGCTACTCCACCGGCGACCTTGCCCGGGTCTGCTGGCTGGGACCAGGCGGCCTTGGCGCACTCCTTCAGCACCATGGCCCTGACACCCCCAGTCGGGCCGGAGTGGGTCGCCGACTCTGGGGCTACTTACCACACCActcctaaccccg GATTTGGCTTCCCGGCGTCCTCTGCTCCGATGTGA